A genomic stretch from Chitinophaga lutea includes:
- a CDS encoding glycosyl hydrolase family 95 catalytic domain-containing protein, with protein MNHVMLFLAVMALPLFASAQKPDVTIRFSKPATNYLEALPLGNGKIGALIGGHPVKDDIVLNEISLWSGGVQDADNDTAYRILPRIQEHLLQGRNKEAQQLLQQYFICKGKGSGHGRGAKVPYGAYQALGMLQLRWHDSTSAWHHYRRTLNLETATARTSWERNGVTYHQEAFTGIPGNVLAIRLTASKKGKIAFSAGLTREEHATVAAGPGLITMEGQLPNGAQPGMRYAAALQVRTTGGRQTVSGNTVRVENADECWLYFAAATDYNHTDYTKKGPAPAPLVQATLKAAVAKGYAQLYQSHLRTHGELFNRNRFYLDAPLANDTLTTPDRLARYYNGEADAQLPVLYYNFGRYLLIGSSRPGGLPANLQGLWAPEYQTPWNGDYHININLQMNYWLAPVTGLDDLAEPLHRYIKGLEAPGARTAKAYYNAPGWVAHVICNPWGFTSPGEGADWGSTLTGGAWLCEHIWEHFRYTRDTAFLRQYYPVMKGAAQFLRSILIKEPTHGWLVTAPSNSPEHAYIMPDGTKGNTVMGPAMDMQICRELFGACIAAASILQTDDAWKNELAAVRSQLAPNQVGAAGDLNEWLHDWKDNEPHHRHISQLYALHPYDEITPWGTPELTKAVRETLRQRGDDGTGWSLAWKINFWARLGEGDRALALLHKLLRPVDPVKPSGGGSYPNLFCAHPPFQIDGNFGGTSGIAEMLLQSHGDTGVIRMLPALPTEAGWQNGRVTGLRARGAFKVDMRWQQGRITKAGITSLKGETCRLLLPAGKTVKDAKGKVLARVGETGGEVSFATEKNKTYSVE; from the coding sequence ATGAACCACGTCATGCTGTTCCTGGCCGTAATGGCCCTGCCCCTTTTTGCGTCCGCACAAAAGCCGGATGTCACCATCCGGTTTTCGAAACCTGCCACCAATTATCTCGAGGCCCTGCCATTGGGCAACGGCAAGATAGGCGCGCTCATCGGCGGCCACCCTGTGAAAGACGACATCGTGCTGAATGAAATTTCGCTGTGGTCGGGCGGCGTGCAGGATGCAGACAACGACACCGCTTACCGCATACTTCCCCGCATACAGGAGCATTTGTTACAGGGCCGGAATAAAGAGGCCCAGCAACTGCTGCAGCAATATTTTATCTGCAAGGGCAAAGGCTCCGGCCATGGCCGCGGCGCCAAGGTGCCGTACGGCGCATACCAGGCGCTCGGCATGCTGCAGCTCCGGTGGCACGACAGTACCAGCGCCTGGCATCATTACCGCCGCACGCTCAACCTTGAAACGGCTACCGCCCGCACCAGCTGGGAGCGTAACGGCGTCACCTATCACCAGGAAGCGTTTACGGGCATTCCCGGCAATGTGCTGGCCATCCGGCTCACGGCTTCCAAAAAAGGGAAGATCGCCTTCTCCGCCGGCCTCACCAGGGAAGAGCACGCCACAGTCGCTGCCGGCCCCGGCCTCATTACCATGGAAGGCCAGTTACCGAACGGCGCGCAACCCGGCATGCGGTATGCAGCCGCCCTGCAGGTACGCACCACCGGCGGCCGGCAAACGGTGAGCGGCAATACCGTGCGCGTGGAGAACGCAGACGAATGCTGGCTGTATTTCGCGGCGGCCACCGATTATAACCATACGGACTATACGAAGAAAGGCCCGGCTCCCGCACCATTGGTACAGGCAACGCTGAAAGCCGCCGTGGCGAAAGGTTATGCGCAGTTATACCAGTCGCACCTCCGCACCCACGGCGAACTGTTTAACCGCAACCGGTTTTACCTCGACGCGCCGCTGGCGAACGATACGCTGACCACGCCCGACCGCCTGGCGCGGTATTACAATGGCGAAGCGGACGCACAGCTGCCCGTGCTGTATTACAATTTCGGGCGTTACCTGCTCATCGGTTCCTCGCGCCCCGGCGGCCTTCCCGCCAACCTCCAGGGGCTTTGGGCGCCGGAGTACCAGACGCCCTGGAACGGCGACTACCACATCAACATCAACCTGCAGATGAATTACTGGCTGGCGCCGGTCACCGGTCTTGACGACCTCGCCGAGCCCCTTCACCGCTATATCAAAGGGCTCGAAGCACCCGGCGCCAGAACGGCCAAAGCCTATTACAACGCACCCGGCTGGGTGGCGCATGTGATCTGCAATCCCTGGGGCTTCACTTCTCCCGGCGAAGGTGCGGACTGGGGCTCCACCCTCACCGGCGGCGCCTGGCTCTGCGAGCACATCTGGGAGCATTTCCGGTACACGCGCGACACGGCTTTCCTCCGCCAATATTATCCCGTGATGAAAGGCGCCGCGCAATTCCTGCGGAGCATTCTCATCAAGGAGCCCACACATGGCTGGCTGGTGACGGCCCCTTCCAATTCCCCGGAGCATGCTTACATCATGCCGGACGGAACAAAAGGTAATACGGTGATGGGCCCTGCCATGGACATGCAGATCTGCCGCGAACTGTTCGGCGCCTGCATCGCCGCCGCATCCATCCTGCAAACCGACGACGCCTGGAAAAACGAACTGGCGGCGGTACGCAGTCAGCTTGCGCCGAACCAGGTGGGCGCCGCCGGCGACCTGAACGAGTGGCTCCACGACTGGAAAGACAACGAACCGCACCATCGCCATATCAGCCAGCTGTATGCGCTGCATCCTTACGATGAAATAACGCCCTGGGGCACCCCGGAGCTCACCAAAGCGGTACGTGAAACCCTCCGCCAGCGCGGCGACGACGGCACCGGCTGGTCGCTCGCATGGAAAATCAATTTCTGGGCCCGCCTTGGTGAAGGAGACCGTGCGTTGGCGCTGCTCCACAAACTGCTGCGGCCGGTAGACCCCGTGAAGCCCTCCGGTGGCGGTTCTTACCCGAACCTCTTCTGCGCGCACCCTCCCTTCCAGATAGACGGTAACTTCGGCGGCACTTCCGGCATCGCCGAAATGCTGCTGCAAAGCCATGGCGACACCGGCGTTATCCGCATGCTGCCCGCGCTGCCCACCGAAGCCGGCTGGCAGAACGGCCGCGTAACCGGCCTGCGCGCCAGGGGCGCTTTCAAAGTGGACATGCGCTGGCAACAGGGCCGCATCACCAAAGCCGGCATCACTTCGCTGAAAGGCGAAACCTGCCGGCTGCTGCTGCCCGCCGGCAAAACGGTGAAAGACGCGAAAGGCAAGGTGCTGGCCCGCGTGGGGGAAACCGGCGGGGAAGTGAGTTTCGCCACGGAGAAAAACAAAACCTATTCCGTGGAGTAA
- a CDS encoding sensor histidine kinase, which yields MFHFGQRTTLIISILIMLLTACLLVWRPDYNFFDGGLITAILLTIFIKKDAATRFMGIACTLLVVIIACLPHKNPNLAEVFIEHFFSLILVISSTLLVLFLKRLYRTMQELNQALEREVEKRTANLELALSHLASSQAELKDALEKEKELNEIKSRFVSMASHEFRTPLSAILSSAALIGKYPALEDQPRREKHVFKIREAVIHLNELLEDFLSLGRIEEGKIHVHPEKISLHSFAIETVEEVQGLLKSGQVLHPEVDKTLEVISDKRLLKHIFVNLLTNASKFSPADTAIEWKLWQENGQINAIVTDHGMGIPEEDKAYLFSSFFRARNVTNIQGTGLGLHIVKRYVDMLHGEISVESSLGRGTSIFIHFPNLQAS from the coding sequence ATGTTTCATTTCGGCCAGCGTACCACCCTGATCATTTCCATCCTCATCATGCTGTTGACGGCATGTTTGCTGGTATGGCGGCCGGACTATAACTTTTTTGACGGCGGGCTCATCACCGCCATCCTGCTGACTATTTTTATCAAGAAAGACGCCGCCACCCGGTTTATGGGCATCGCCTGTACGCTGCTGGTGGTGATCATCGCCTGCCTGCCGCATAAAAATCCCAATCTCGCGGAAGTGTTCATCGAGCACTTCTTTTCGCTGATACTGGTGATCAGCTCCACCCTGCTGGTGCTGTTCCTCAAACGGCTGTACCGCACCATGCAGGAGCTGAACCAGGCGCTGGAGCGGGAAGTGGAGAAACGTACCGCCAATCTCGAACTGGCGCTCTCGCATCTCGCCTCTTCGCAGGCCGAACTGAAAGATGCGCTGGAAAAGGAAAAGGAACTGAACGAGATCAAATCGCGGTTCGTGTCGATGGCTTCGCATGAGTTCAGAACGCCGCTGAGCGCCATTCTTTCTTCCGCCGCCCTGATCGGTAAATATCCCGCGCTGGAAGACCAGCCCCGCCGCGAAAAGCACGTATTCAAGATCCGCGAGGCGGTGATCCACCTTAACGAGCTGCTGGAGGATTTCCTTTCCCTCGGCCGCATCGAAGAAGGGAAGATCCATGTGCACCCGGAAAAAATATCGCTGCACAGTTTCGCCATCGAAACGGTGGAAGAAGTGCAGGGCCTGCTCAAAAGCGGGCAGGTGCTGCATCCGGAAGTGGACAAAACGCTGGAAGTGATTTCCGACAAACGTTTACTGAAACATATTTTTGTGAACCTGCTCACCAATGCCTCCAAATTTTCTCCCGCAGATACGGCCATCGAATGGAAACTGTGGCAGGAAAACGGGCAGATCAACGCCATCGTTACGGACCACGGCATGGGTATTCCCGAAGAAGACAAAGCCTATCTTTTCAGCAGCTTTTTCCGCGCCCGCAATGTGACCAACATCCAGGGCACGGGGCTGGGCCTGCATATCGTGAAACGGTATGTAGACATGCTGCACGGTGAGATCAGCGTGGAAAGCAGCCTCGGCAGAGGAACGAGCATATTCATTCATTTTCCAAATTTACAAGCATCATGA
- a CDS encoding response regulator: MTASILVIDDHPGIRENVAEILTLAGYNALEAENGKQAVEMAKEHRPDLIICDIMMPELDGYGVLHMLRKYPETEHIPFIFLTAKTDRSDFRRGMEMGADDYITKPFEDVELLTAVETRLKKQQFLQEKFAAAQTQSIGVMLQDWQASGLLHLDLDAYDVVQFSKKQPVYREGKHPQFLYYVKSGKVKAFRLNDDGKEYITNLFGQGDYFGYVPLLEDHPYEENAEALEHTELVQIPKEIFLEQLLNNIGVARTFIKRIASEVKEKEDRLLQLAYDSLRKRVANGLLAIHDKLHLEQQPGALIELSRDDIARFVGTATESLIRTLSDFKSEKLIEMQGTRIRIVQPDLLRKLLY, translated from the coding sequence ATGACAGCTTCCATTCTGGTGATAGACGACCATCCCGGCATCCGCGAGAACGTGGCGGAAATCCTCACCCTCGCAGGGTACAACGCCCTGGAGGCGGAAAACGGGAAACAGGCCGTGGAAATGGCCAAGGAACACCGCCCGGACCTCATCATCTGTGATATCATGATGCCGGAGCTCGACGGCTACGGCGTGCTGCATATGCTGCGTAAATACCCTGAAACGGAGCACATCCCCTTCATCTTCCTTACCGCCAAAACCGACCGCAGCGATTTCCGCAGAGGCATGGAAATGGGCGCGGACGATTATATCACCAAACCTTTCGAAGACGTGGAACTGCTCACCGCGGTGGAAACGCGGCTGAAAAAACAGCAGTTCCTCCAGGAAAAATTCGCGGCGGCGCAAACACAGTCCATCGGCGTAATGTTGCAGGACTGGCAGGCTTCCGGCCTCCTCCACCTCGACCTCGACGCATACGACGTGGTGCAGTTCAGCAAAAAACAACCCGTGTACCGCGAAGGCAAGCACCCGCAGTTCCTGTACTACGTGAAAAGCGGCAAGGTCAAAGCCTTCCGCCTCAACGACGACGGGAAGGAATACATCACCAACCTCTTCGGGCAGGGCGATTATTTCGGATATGTGCCGCTGCTGGAAGACCATCCCTACGAAGAAAACGCGGAAGCCCTGGAACACACCGAACTGGTGCAGATCCCCAAGGAAATATTCCTCGAACAGCTGCTGAACAACATCGGCGTGGCGCGCACCTTCATCAAACGCATCGCATCCGAGGTGAAGGAAAAAGAAGACCGCCTGCTGCAACTCGCTTACGATTCCCTGCGCAAACGCGTGGCCAACGGCCTGCTGGCCATTCACGACAAACTCCACCTGGAACAGCAGCCCGGCGCGCTCATCGAGCTTTCCCGCGACGATATCGCCCGCTTTGTGGGCACGGCCACGGAATCGCTCATCCGCACGCTCAGCGACTTCAAATCGGAGAAACTCATCGAAATGCAGGGTACCCGCATCCGCATCGTTCAACCGGATTTATTGCGGAAGCTGCTGTACTGA
- a CDS encoding sialate O-acetylesterase: MPRLLVTVCFFFVYAGAFAQLRLPAVLSSNMVLQRNATVKLWGWAGPGEKIIVRLPWSKKVDTVVTSRDARWSIDVQTPEAGGPYTIALDGRTSVKLENVLIGEVWVCSGQSNMEWSGNHGLKDIKAELPSCADNNIRFFHVPKTTAAYPQDDVKATWTACDSNTLKSFSAVAYFFGKKLKKELNVPVGLINSSWGGTPAEVWTPAELVQGDEKLKSAAAKLAPSNGWPFTPGSSYNAMIAPLTPFRVAGAIWYQGESNVNTAYGYTQLFNTMIGSWRKAWGYDFPFYYVQIAPFRYTPGQKAALLREAQTASLQYPRTGMAVITDLVDDTTNIHPQNKHDVGLRLANWALGDAYGKPGLAYKSPLYEKMEQQKGKIVLYFTNAEGGLKTSGGKATQFFIAGPDKQFVPADVKLEGNKAIVSAKTVKQPEAVRFSFSNAGMGNVFNGAGLPLNPFRTDNWEE, from the coding sequence ATGCCACGTTTACTCGTTACCGTCTGTTTTTTCTTCGTATACGCGGGCGCTTTCGCCCAACTGCGGTTGCCCGCCGTGCTGTCCAGCAACATGGTGCTGCAGCGCAACGCCACTGTTAAATTATGGGGATGGGCGGGGCCCGGTGAAAAAATCATCGTACGCCTGCCCTGGAGCAAAAAGGTGGATACCGTGGTGACCAGCCGCGACGCGCGCTGGAGCATCGACGTGCAGACCCCCGAAGCCGGCGGCCCTTACACCATCGCGCTCGACGGCCGCACCTCCGTAAAACTGGAAAACGTGCTGATCGGCGAGGTGTGGGTGTGCAGCGGGCAAAGCAATATGGAATGGAGCGGCAATCACGGCCTGAAAGATATCAAGGCCGAACTCCCCTCATGCGCAGATAACAACATCCGTTTTTTCCATGTGCCGAAAACCACTGCCGCATACCCGCAGGATGATGTAAAAGCAACCTGGACCGCCTGCGATTCCAATACCCTGAAAAGCTTCAGCGCGGTGGCTTATTTCTTCGGCAAAAAACTGAAAAAAGAACTGAACGTGCCCGTCGGCCTGATCAACTCCAGCTGGGGCGGCACGCCCGCAGAGGTATGGACGCCCGCCGAACTGGTGCAGGGTGACGAAAAGCTCAAATCCGCCGCCGCTAAACTGGCGCCCAGCAACGGCTGGCCCTTTACGCCCGGCAGCAGCTACAATGCGATGATCGCCCCGCTCACGCCCTTTCGCGTAGCCGGCGCCATCTGGTACCAGGGCGAAAGCAATGTGAATACCGCGTACGGTTACACCCAGCTGTTCAACACCATGATCGGGTCGTGGAGAAAGGCATGGGGATACGATTTTCCGTTTTATTACGTGCAGATCGCCCCGTTCCGCTATACCCCCGGCCAGAAAGCGGCCCTGCTAAGGGAAGCGCAGACTGCTTCGCTGCAGTATCCCCGCACGGGAATGGCCGTGATCACCGACCTGGTAGACGATACCACGAACATCCACCCCCAGAACAAGCATGATGTGGGCCTGCGCCTGGCCAACTGGGCGCTGGGCGATGCTTACGGCAAACCCGGGCTGGCTTATAAAAGCCCCCTCTACGAGAAAATGGAGCAGCAGAAAGGAAAGATCGTGCTGTACTTCACCAACGCCGAAGGCGGCTTGAAAACCAGCGGCGGCAAAGCCACGCAGTTCTTCATCGCCGGCCCCGACAAGCAGTTCGTACCGGCAGACGTGAAGCTGGAAGGCAATAAAGCCATTGTATCCGCCAAAACCGTCAAACAGCCGGAAGCTGTGCGGTTTTCCTTCAGCAACGCCGGGATGGGGAACGTATTCAACGGGGCGGGGCTGCCGCTGAACCCCTTCAGAACCGACAATTGGGAAGAATGA